A single Micromonospora sp. CCTCC AA 2012012 DNA region contains:
- a CDS encoding MarR family winged helix-turn-helix transcriptional regulator gives MAVMTRWLDPDEQRTWRAFLTASRALAETLDRELQRDAGMPHAYYEILVRLSEAPDRRLRMSELAEATGSSRSRLSHAATRLEASGWIRREDCPTDRRGQIAVLTDDGFAALAAAAPGHVEGVRRHLFDALSPAQVDQLRRISEALADHLTGS, from the coding sequence ATGGCGGTCATGACCCGGTGGCTGGACCCCGACGAGCAACGCACCTGGCGGGCCTTCCTGACCGCCTCCCGGGCGCTGGCGGAGACACTCGACCGCGAGCTGCAACGCGACGCAGGCATGCCGCACGCCTACTACGAGATCCTGGTACGGCTCTCCGAGGCGCCCGACCGCCGCCTGCGGATGAGCGAGCTGGCCGAGGCCACCGGCTCCTCCCGCAGCCGGCTCTCGCACGCCGCCACCCGGCTGGAGGCGTCCGGCTGGATCCGGCGGGAAGACTGCCCGACCGACCGGCGCGGGCAGATCGCCGTCCTCACCGACGACGGCTTCGCCGCTCTCGCCGCCGCCGCACCCGGACACGTCGAGGGCGTCCGCCGGCACCTGTTCGACGCCCTCAGTCCCGCTCAGGTCGACCAGCTCCGGCGGATCAGCGAGGCCCTGGCCGATCACCTGACCGGATCCTGA
- a CDS encoding VOC family protein, which produces MGIHRLNHAVLYVSNLERSVAFYRDVLGFRPVAMTPDGFRGATFLQAPDSTNDHDLGLFEIGAAAGRSQAGRATVGLYHLAWEVDTLDELAATAERLTAAGALVGASDHGTTKSLYGQDPDGLEFEIVWLIPADLLDSGALAARKRIGRLDLDAERQRYGGQTRGGVGISVPA; this is translated from the coding sequence ATGGGAATCCACCGGCTCAACCACGCCGTCCTCTACGTCAGCAACCTCGAGCGCAGCGTCGCCTTCTACCGCGACGTGCTGGGCTTCCGTCCGGTGGCGATGACCCCGGACGGGTTCCGCGGCGCGACCTTCCTCCAGGCGCCCGACTCGACCAACGACCACGACCTCGGTCTCTTCGAGATCGGCGCGGCGGCGGGCCGTTCGCAGGCCGGCCGGGCCACCGTCGGCCTCTACCACCTGGCCTGGGAGGTGGACACCCTCGACGAGCTGGCCGCCACCGCCGAGCGGCTGACCGCCGCCGGGGCCCTGGTCGGCGCCTCCGACCACGGCACCACCAAGAGCCTCTACGGCCAGGACCCGGACGGCCTCGAATTCGAGATCGTCTGGCTCATCCCGGCCGACCTGCTCGACTCCGGCGCGCTGGCCGCCCGCAAGCGGATCGGCCGGCTCGACCTGGACGCCGAGCGGCAGCGCTACGGCGGGCAGACCCGCGGCGGGGTGGGGATCTCCGTCCCGGCCTGA
- a CDS encoding potassium channel family protein translates to MADDSYRREQRRAAVAAALLLLAYFLVPVERDPNGLRLALRSVGTLLLVVVVALLVTGQVRRQLRAAPPTGDTEVRQLIRLAVLLLAGVLVFALADFVVADSRPGQFANLDTRIDALYFALATLTTIGYGDVHAQGQIARVVVCAQMLFSIGVVTTGASIVVKQLTRRPRG, encoded by the coding sequence ATGGCCGACGACTCCTACCGACGGGAACAGCGACGGGCCGCGGTGGCCGCCGCGCTGCTGCTGCTCGCCTACTTCCTGGTGCCGGTGGAACGTGACCCGAACGGGCTGCGGCTCGCCCTGCGCTCGGTCGGCACCCTGCTCCTCGTCGTCGTCGTGGCGCTGCTGGTCACCGGCCAGGTCCGCCGCCAGCTCCGGGCCGCCCCACCCACCGGCGACACCGAGGTACGCCAGCTGATCCGGCTCGCCGTCCTGCTCCTCGCCGGGGTGCTCGTCTTCGCCCTGGCCGACTTCGTGGTGGCCGACAGCCGCCCCGGCCAGTTCGCCAACCTGGACACCCGGATCGACGCGCTCTATTTCGCCCTCGCCACGCTCACCACCATCGGCTACGGCGACGTGCATGCCCAGGGGCAGATCGCCCGGGTCGTCGTCTGCGCGCAGATGCTGTTCAGCATCGGGGTCGTCACCACCGGGGCGTCCATCGTGGTCAAGCAGCTGACCCGGCGTCCCCGGGGCTGA
- a CDS encoding response regulator transcription factor — translation MRLLVVEDESRLASALQRGLQAEGFAVDVAATGPAGLDAARHGGYDAMLLDVMLPGLSGYEVVRRLRAEEHWLPVLMLSAKDGEYDQADGLDCGADDYLTKPFSYVVLLARLRALLRRGAPERPAVLAVGDLRLDPARRRVTRADAEVALTTREYALLDYLMRRPGQVVSKIELLDHVWDAGVDTAPNAVEVYVGYLRRKIGRDRLETVRGAGYRLATW, via the coding sequence GTGCGGTTGCTGGTGGTTGAGGACGAGTCGCGGCTCGCGTCGGCGTTGCAGCGCGGCCTGCAGGCCGAGGGCTTCGCGGTGGACGTGGCGGCCACCGGTCCGGCCGGTCTGGACGCGGCCCGGCACGGCGGCTACGACGCGATGCTCCTGGACGTGATGCTGCCCGGCCTCTCCGGCTACGAGGTGGTGCGCCGGCTGCGGGCCGAGGAGCACTGGCTGCCGGTGCTGATGCTGTCGGCCAAGGACGGCGAGTACGACCAGGCCGACGGGCTGGACTGCGGGGCCGACGACTACCTCACCAAGCCCTTCTCGTACGTGGTGCTGCTGGCCCGGCTGCGGGCGCTGCTGCGCCGGGGCGCGCCGGAACGCCCCGCCGTGCTCGCCGTGGGTGACCTGCGGCTCGACCCGGCCCGCCGACGGGTGACCCGGGCCGACGCCGAGGTGGCCCTCACCACCCGCGAGTACGCCCTGCTCGACTACCTGATGCGCCGCCCCGGGCAGGTCGTCTCCAAGATCGAGCTGCTGGACCACGTCTGGGACGCGGGCGTGGACACCGCCCCGAACGCGGTGGAGGTCTACGTCGGCTACCTGCGCCGCAAGATCGGTCGGGACCGCCTCGAAACCGTCCGGGGCGCCGGTTACCGCCTCGCCACCTGGTGA
- a CDS encoding sensor histidine kinase, whose product MRARLTALGVPGLRARLTALGVLGLAVGFALGGVLLVGALGWTLQRTVDAEAFRTADAVALLAASDALPDPLPVAGGQLRVQVVDAQGRIRAASIDADRLVPMLRPDQLAGGGRQRLVVDGRRLGLTGPARVVTVPAGTPAEPLTVVVGKSMADVRHSLHVVRTLLLVGFPLLVAGLALVAWRVVGATLRPVEALRSGAAEITGRAGSERLPVPAARDEIHRLAVTLNDMLDRLAATRERQRAFLADAAHELRSPLTNMRTELEVARRLADRTDWPAVADDLLADAERLGRLVDDLLLLARLDEEPVAGPGTRVVGPVELGGLLREVADRCPSPPVRVVSPEGPRWTEGDPDELRRVLTNLVDNAVRHARSEVVLTVTGPSAPERDGGPAYHRVTVTDDGPGIPVADRERVFQRFTRLDDARARDAGGSGLGLAIVRELVRRAGGTVELAAADGVAGDGPGLRVSVSLPALVEPDLG is encoded by the coding sequence CTGCGGGCCCGACTGACCGCGCTCGGCGTGCCCGGGCTGCGGGCTCGACTGACCGCGCTCGGCGTGCTCGGGCTGGCGGTCGGGTTCGCGCTCGGTGGGGTGCTGCTGGTCGGCGCGCTCGGCTGGACCCTCCAGCGCACCGTCGACGCCGAGGCGTTCCGGACCGCCGACGCGGTCGCGCTGCTCGCCGCCTCCGATGCGCTGCCCGACCCGTTGCCGGTGGCCGGCGGCCAGCTCCGGGTCCAGGTCGTCGACGCCCAGGGGCGGATCCGGGCCGCCTCCATCGACGCCGACCGGCTGGTCCCGATGCTCCGCCCCGACCAGCTCGCCGGTGGAGGCCGCCAGCGGCTGGTGGTCGACGGGCGACGGCTCGGGCTGACCGGGCCGGCCCGGGTGGTCACCGTACCGGCGGGCACCCCGGCGGAGCCGCTCACGGTGGTGGTCGGCAAGTCCATGGCCGACGTCCGGCACAGCCTGCACGTCGTCCGTACCCTGCTGCTGGTCGGGTTCCCGCTGCTGGTGGCGGGGCTCGCGCTGGTGGCCTGGCGGGTGGTCGGCGCGACGCTGCGCCCGGTGGAGGCGCTGCGCAGCGGCGCGGCCGAGATCACCGGGCGGGCGGGGTCGGAGCGGCTGCCCGTACCGGCGGCGCGGGACGAGATCCACCGGTTGGCGGTCACCCTCAACGACATGCTGGACCGGCTGGCGGCGACCCGGGAACGGCAGCGCGCCTTCCTCGCCGACGCCGCCCACGAGCTGCGCAGCCCGCTGACGAACATGCGTACCGAGTTGGAGGTGGCGCGGCGGCTGGCGGACCGGACGGACTGGCCGGCGGTCGCCGACGACCTGCTCGCCGACGCCGAGCGGCTGGGCCGCCTCGTCGACGACCTGCTCCTGCTGGCCCGGCTGGACGAGGAGCCGGTGGCCGGCCCGGGAACGCGGGTCGTCGGGCCGGTCGAGCTGGGCGGGTTGCTGCGCGAGGTCGCCGACCGCTGCCCGTCGCCACCGGTACGGGTGGTGTCGCCGGAGGGGCCACGCTGGACCGAGGGGGACCCGGACGAGCTGCGGCGGGTGCTGACCAACCTGGTGGACAACGCGGTCCGGCACGCGCGTTCGGAGGTGGTGCTGACGGTCACCGGCCCCTCCGCGCCCGAGCGGGACGGCGGTCCGGCGTACCACCGGGTGACGGTGACCGACGACGGGCCGGGAATCCCGGTGGCCGACCGGGAGCGGGTGTTCCAGCGGTTCACCCGGCTGGACGACGCCCGCGCCCGGGACGCCGGGGGCTCCGGCCTGGGCCTGGCCATCGTCCGCGAACTGGTCCGCCGGGCCGGCGGCACGGTGGAACTCGCCGCCGCCGACGGCGTGGCCGGTGACGGGCCGGGGCTGCGGGTGAGCGTGTCGCTGCCGGCCCTGGTCGAGCCGGACCTCGGCTGA
- a CDS encoding DUF4236 domain-containing protein: MGIQFRKRQKYGPLILNFTENGFSSWSVKIGRWSWNSKSRAHRVDLPGPLSWKQDKSRA, translated from the coding sequence ATGGGCATTCAGTTCCGGAAGCGCCAGAAGTACGGCCCGCTGATCCTCAACTTCACCGAGAACGGCTTCTCGTCGTGGAGCGTCAAGATCGGTCGCTGGTCCTGGAACTCGAAGTCCCGCGCCCACCGTGTGGACCTGCCGGGCCCGCTGTCCTGGAAGCAGGACAAGTCCCGGGCGTGA
- a CDS encoding putative leader peptide, whose product MSQRDELHLTARVHVDLVRHASALC is encoded by the coding sequence ATGTCGCAGCGGGACGAGCTCCACCTCACCGCTCGCGTGCACGTCGACCTGGTCCGGCACGCGAGCGCGCTCTGTTGA
- a CDS encoding tetratricopeptide repeat protein — protein MSSGFGELTVQAHHLVSAGDLAGAQRLLADALSDADPRPANASPELAEAAGLQARVLVALGEPHAARGWAAFAYAATSRLHGRSDERTVTAAATLAAVLHRVGSDARAARLYSDVIIELTARDGPESQRVLAAHADLATVEYARGQCEIARDRLQDAWELHREVYGDGHPAGIKMLARLGAMERDCGEFLASHEHLALAEELCRLHLAPDDPLAGQVAGLVRAAADPDHVCPAPEPPTRQPPIVPAARVPPADEGPPEPPPHRPAEPVAPHAAPSVPNPRLSEEDDDGYRNPTDDGWWPPEQTFDEAYRPEEAALPPSVVTLAGDQPDGVRRVGPAYSPEAASRLLPVPVHRPAPPPPDRGRWLPLVVGGVVVVLLGAAAVIAGVSRVDHSRDAPTTPRPSTTAASPGAAPPSGGAPASPGTPPGAVTLTDRRDNIALRWSYPTGGEGPVVVSGGRAGQDPHPFQQLPAGTTSWIVYGLDRTTDYCFTVAVVWSTDTVARSKPVCTRRR, from the coding sequence GTGTCCTCCGGCTTCGGTGAACTGACTGTCCAGGCGCACCATCTGGTGTCCGCAGGTGACCTGGCCGGCGCTCAGCGGCTGCTCGCCGACGCGCTCAGCGACGCCGACCCACGCCCGGCCAACGCCTCCCCCGAGTTGGCCGAGGCCGCCGGCCTCCAGGCGAGGGTGCTGGTCGCCCTCGGCGAACCGCACGCCGCGCGCGGCTGGGCCGCCTTCGCGTACGCGGCCACCTCCCGGCTGCACGGGCGCTCCGACGAGCGGACCGTCACCGCCGCCGCCACCCTCGCCGCCGTGCTGCACCGGGTCGGCAGCGACGCCCGGGCCGCCCGGCTCTATTCCGACGTGATCATCGAACTGACCGCCCGGGACGGGCCGGAGTCCCAGCGGGTGCTGGCCGCGCACGCCGACCTGGCCACCGTGGAATACGCCCGCGGCCAGTGCGAGATCGCCCGCGACCGGCTCCAGGACGCCTGGGAGCTGCACCGGGAGGTGTACGGCGACGGCCACCCCGCCGGCATCAAGATGCTGGCCCGGCTCGGCGCGATGGAACGCGACTGTGGTGAGTTCCTCGCCTCCCACGAGCACCTGGCCCTCGCCGAGGAGCTGTGCCGGCTGCACCTGGCCCCCGACGACCCGCTCGCCGGTCAGGTGGCCGGGCTGGTCCGGGCCGCCGCCGACCCCGACCACGTCTGCCCCGCGCCGGAACCACCGACCCGCCAGCCGCCGATCGTGCCGGCCGCCCGGGTCCCACCGGCCGACGAGGGGCCACCCGAGCCGCCGCCGCACCGCCCGGCTGAGCCGGTCGCCCCGCACGCCGCACCGTCGGTGCCCAACCCGCGGCTGTCCGAGGAGGACGACGACGGCTACCGGAACCCGACGGACGACGGCTGGTGGCCGCCGGAGCAGACCTTCGACGAGGCGTACCGGCCGGAGGAGGCCGCGCTGCCGCCGTCCGTGGTCACCCTCGCCGGCGACCAACCCGACGGCGTACGCCGGGTCGGTCCGGCGTACTCGCCGGAGGCGGCGTCCCGGCTGCTGCCCGTACCCGTGCACCGGCCGGCCCCGCCGCCGCCCGACCGCGGCCGGTGGCTGCCGCTGGTGGTCGGTGGGGTGGTCGTGGTGCTGCTCGGCGCGGCGGCGGTGATCGCCGGGGTGTCCCGGGTGGACCACTCCCGGGACGCGCCGACGACGCCGCGCCCGTCGACGACCGCCGCCTCCCCCGGTGCGGCACCGCCGAGCGGCGGCGCGCCCGCCTCCCCCGGCACCCCGCCGGGCGCGGTGACGCTCACCGACCGGCGGGACAACATCGCCCTGCGCTGGAGCTACCCGACGGGCGGGGAGGGACCGGTGGTCGTCTCCGGCGGTCGCGCCGGCCAGGACCCCCACCCGTTCCAGCAGCTGCCCGCCGGCACCACCAGCTGGATCGTGTACGGCCTCGACCGCACCACCGACTACTGCTTCACCGTCGCGGTGGTCTGGTCGACGGACACGGTCGCCCGGTCGAAGCCGGTCTGCACCAGACGCCGCTGA